The Gammaproteobacteria bacterium genomic sequence GTAGACTCAAATAAGTCCGACTCTGCTTCACCCGCCAAACCAATAACAAACACCCCGTTCTCTTGCAGCATTCGGATGGTGCGTGCCAGATTGGTCACTTGCACATAAGGCACCAGCTCTGCCGCACCCACCGCGACTTTTCTAACCGCGCCGGTAAGGCCGCAAGAATTACGTGACGGTGTAATCACGGCATCC encodes the following:
- a CDS encoding 23S rRNA (guanosine(2251)-2'-O)-methyltransferase RlmB (Specifically methylates the ribose of guanosine 2251 in 23S rRNA), with translation DAVITPSRNSCGLTGAVRKVAVGAAELVPYVQVTNLARTIRMLQENGVFVIGLAGEAESDLFESTESGSLAIVMGNEAKGMRRLTREHCDQLIKIPMAGAVESLNVSVATGICLFHFANLRQA